In one Accipiter gentilis chromosome 4, bAccGen1.1, whole genome shotgun sequence genomic region, the following are encoded:
- the LOC126037963 gene encoding uncharacterized protein LOC126037963, producing the protein MAVLFFLHRQNLQMEQEGLSGEKQLCDNPKRVDACPWDCRRRTAAGRYQWGTHTYFGEQKSPIQRQVVKETVPRDLHSSDSVIWGLTLSPRREPPSQSAPALHHSSPRPRQGPQLLRQSSGARLFPAKSLPGRAGCRAGVGAGSLGGAEPPAPAPGGPGGGGGGGRDAGAGPRCQGERGRLAPSAAAGGPEHAFLRPFCMLDCSSSSASKSD; encoded by the exons ATGGCCGTATTGTTCTTTCTACACAGGCAAAATCTGCAGATGGAACAAGAAGGGCTGTCCGGAGAAAAGCAGCTGTGCGACAACCCCAAGCGCGTTGACGCCTGTCCCTGGGACTGCAGAAGGCGCACGGCTGCCGGGCGTTACCAATGGGGAACGCACACCTACTTCGGAGAACAGAAATCCCCGATACAACGGCAGGTAGTCAAGGAGACCGTGCCCCGAGATTTGCATTCCTCAGACTCCGTTATTTGGGGTCTCACGCTCTCCCCACGCCGGGAGCCCCCTTCCCAGTCAGCCCCAGctctccaccacagcagcccGCGGCCCCGGCAGGGCCCGCAGCTGCTCCGGCAGAGCTCAGGTGCGCGGCTTTTCCCGGCCAAATCCctcccaggcagggcaggctgtCGCGCAGGGGTTGGGGCCGGCTCTCTCGGAGGAGCCGAgccgcccgctcccgccccgggggggccggggggcgggggggggggagggagggatgccgGGGCCGGCCCGCGCTGCCAGGGCGAGCGGGGGAGGTTAGCTCCTTCCGCCGCCGCGGGAGGACCTGAGCACGCCTTCCTTCG CCCATTCTGCATGCTGGACTGTTCCTCCAGTTCAGCTTCCAAGTCTGATTGA